DNA from Campylobacter sp. RM5004:
AAATTTGATATTTTACAAGCTATTGCAGATAAAGATAGTGGAAAATATTCAGACGAACAACTTGAAAAAGATATCAAAAATATAAACTTTAAAATCAATAATGTGGATATGATACAACTAATTAAAGAACTTGATAGTTCAAAACTATAAAACAAAATCCTATTTCAAATTCTAGAATTTGAAATAGGAATTACAAATTATTTTTTCTTACTTTCGTTAAATTTTACTAATTCTTTTTTTACAATAGGAGCTAATAAAAATAATGCTAAAACATTCGGTAATACCATTAAAGTATTACATAAATCAGAAATACTCCAAACTAAATCAAGCTTAAGCATTGCACCTATAAAAATACATAAAACAAATACTACCTTAAATATAGGCAAAGCTTTGTTTGAGAATAGATATTGCACATTAATTTGTGCGAAATAATACCAGCCAATAATAGTTGTAAATGCAAAAAACACAAGGCAGATTGCAAGAAGTTTTACACCAATACTTCCAAAAGCTATGCTAAATGCAGAAGTTGTAAGCTCAATTCCGCTTAAGCTTAAATCAGCACCGCTAAGTAAGATTATAAGAGCAGTTGCTGTGCAAATAAATGCAGTGTCAATAAATACTGCAAGCATAGCAACAAAACCTTGAGAAACAGAGTTTTTAGTAGTTGCGCTTGCATGTGCGTGTGGAGTGCTTCCCATACCTGCTTCATTAGCAAAAAGCCCTCTAGCAACTCCATATCTAATAGCTTCTTTTATTCCAATTCCAACAGCACCACCAGCTACTGCTTCAAGTCCAAAAGCTTGCTTAAAAATCATAGAAAATACATTACCAATATTTTCGTGAAATGTTATTAAAATATATACTGCAACTAAAACATAAAATATAGCCATAAAAGGCACTACAAGTTCAGCAAATCTAGCAATTCTCTTAACCCCACCAATTACCACAAACCCTGCAATAATTGCTGTAATTGCTCCTGTAATTTTTAAATCTACTCCAAATGCTTGATGAATTGAGCCTGAAATTGAATTGCTTTGTGTCATTTGACCTGCACAACCTAGAGCAATAATGATTGCAATAGCGAAAAATCCTGCTAAAAAATTGCAAAATTTAGCGCCTAATTTCTTTTTAAGACCAAGCTTTATATAAAACGCAGGACCACCTATATAATGTCCATTTTGCCATACTTTATAGCGTTGTGCTAAAACACCTTCAGCTAAAATAGTAGCCATTCCTAAAAATGCACTAGCCCACATCCAAAAAATAGCCCCAGCACCACCTAAATTAATAGCAGTAGCAACGCCTATGATATTTCCTGTTCCAACTTGAGCTGAGATTGAAATCATCATAGCTTGAAGAGCTGTAATACCTGAGTTTTTGTTTTTGCCCTTTTTAAATAAATCGCCAAAACTTGCATTAAGACCTTCTTTAAAATAGCGAAATTGTGGTAAGCCAAGATAAATTGTAAAAATCAGCCCTATTCCAACAAGAGCAAATACTAGCACATAGGCAACTAAAACGCCGTTTATTTGTTCAATAAAACTGTGAAAATCCATATGAAAAACCTTGTTTTAAAGTTAAAAAGTATAAAGTGTAGCAAAAAAATTAAAGATTTAGCTTAATTTATAGTGTAAAAACAACTATTTAATAAAAAATTTTTAATAAATTATATCAATCCCAACCCAAACTCTAAAAGAATTTGGATTAGGAATTAAGAATTAAAACTTATATGAAAAACCAATGTTTCCTTTTAGTTCTTTATCTGAGTTAGTGTATAGATTGCTTCCTAGGTCTATATTAAATGAAGCATTAGGGCTTAGTTTATAATCAACCCCGAAATTAATTCCTACACTAGTATCACCTTTACTTCCATCTACTTTGTTTTGTATTTTAAGTTCATCAATGAAGATTAAATCAGGCTTGTGGTTTAATTCTTTGCTAAGTCCTACTGCTAAATACGCATCAAATACATTAGGCACTTTAAATCCACCTTCTAAAGCAACTCCTAATTCATGCTTTAACTGACTATCTCCTTTTAATACTAAACCTTCTTGATTAATTGCAGTTGGTTTATATGAAGTTAGATGATATTTTAAGCTAGGTTCGAAATATACCTTATCTCCAAATCTAACACCACTCTCAATACTTGCTTCATATACATTGTGGCTTTTATTAGCTTTTACATCTAGCATTTTTGCTTCATAAGAGCTTGCGATATTGTGATAGAAAGCATTAGCACCTATAAAAACATTATTATTAAATTTATTTAGCGCATAAATTCCAAATCCTTTAGAATCAGCATCTGAGCTTAAATTACCTTTAGTCTCAGCTCTACCAACACTAGCAGCTAAACCTAGAGTTAAATCTGAATTATTAAACTCATGAGTCTTATCAATTCCAACGCTCATATTCTTATAGCGGATTGCGTTGTATTCATACTTTGCATAACCCATTTGATTATCAAGCCAAAAACCATTGCCTAATTTATAATCTTTTAAAGCTCTAAATCTTTTACTTAAAGTATTGTTTTTAGTTCTAATTATATAATCAGGGCTTGTTAGAATGAACTTAGCTGTATCTATTGCTTCTTTATCAAACTCAGTAGGTTTAAACATATCGCCAACTTCTACTTCAAGGCTTGTTAGATTATAATTATTGTTTGCACCATTTGCTATGTTAGTGCTATCTGCTCCGCTTATTACACTATCTATGTTTGTATTATTTACTAAGTCTTCTCCACTAACTCCAACACTCCAAACATAACTACCATTAATATCACTAAAGTGCTTGTATTTATCTACTAATTCATACATTGCTAACTTTGATTTATAAGTAACTTTAAAGAAGTCTTCTCCTATGCTTGAAGTTGTAGCTGCTGTTACTACGCCTCCGGTAGGTGTGCTTTGTTTAATGATAGCAACAGGAACGAAACCTTGTGTTAAATTACTTAAATTTGTATTAGCTAATTGAATTCTATTTCCACCGCCAATTGCACCTTCTCTAGCAATTATAGCTCCACTATATCCTTTATATAAAGAATCATCTTCTCCAAATCCATTTCCGTAGATGTAAAATGTCGTATTTGTAGCATTTAAAGTATTAGTTGCAACTTGACCATGAATGCTTGACTTGCTTGTATTTAGTTTATCAGCTCTTATACCACCTTTAATGGTTGAATTATCTACATTATAAGTATTTCCTTTGGTAATATTTGCATCATAAACTTTAGTAGCCGCATCGCTAGCACCTGTTAATAAAGAACTTACATTAGCACTATTTTTAATAGTTGCTATGTTTGCACTAATTTTATTAGAAGTTACATTGATATTATCAATTACTAATCCAGTAGTTACATTAATATCATTTGCTGTTATATCTTTACTAGCACCTTTATTTGCATCGTATAAGAAATCAGCGCTATTTGCTTTAACTATATTAAACTTGTTTCCTTGATATGCAGTAAGCTTATTATCAACATTAAGCATTCCATTAAATGTGCTATTATCTACTTCTGCATTATTGCTTACTTTTGTATCGCCTTTATAAGTAGCATTGCTACTATTTCTTATATCGCTTAGGCTTACATCTTTTTCATAGGTTACTTGATTAGTGAATAAATCACCTGTACCTGTAATAACTGATGAGATTGTTCCATTATTTACATAGATTTCGCCGTGGTTTTCAATAGTTCCTGTGATTTGCGAACCACCTTCTATTAAAACCTTATTAGCTTGGTTTGTTAAAGTTAGATTACCTATGTTTGAATTGTTATCTAGCTTAGCCATTGTATTATCGCTTAGAGTTAGATTAGCAACTTTTGAACCAGAATCAATGATTGCTTGAGTATTGTTTTTTAATTCTAAATCACTAAAAGTAGAGCCACTAATTACTGAACCACAAACAGCTGGATCTTCACAATTAATGCTTACTTTACCACCAAATACTGAGCCATTAGCGTATAATTGTCTTACATCTGTTGTTCCTATAAATTCCGCACCTTTTTCAGCTGCTAAGAAATCAGTTGCTACACTACCCTTAAAGCTTGAACCCGCATTTGCAATAATGCTATCTTTTACATTTACTTTACTTGCTGTATCAAATACTGAACCATTATTTGCTATTAGTATGTTTGAATTAACTTCACTTGTAAAGTTTGCACCAGTGTTTGCTGTAATAGTATCGCTTGCTGTTACT
Protein-coding regions in this window:
- a CDS encoding sodium:alanine symporter family protein; translated protein: MDFHSFIEQINGVLVAYVLVFALVGIGLIFTIYLGLPQFRYFKEGLNASFGDLFKKGKNKNSGITALQAMMISISAQVGTGNIIGVATAINLGGAGAIFWMWASAFLGMATILAEGVLAQRYKVWQNGHYIGGPAFYIKLGLKKKLGAKFCNFLAGFFAIAIIIALGCAGQMTQSNSISGSIHQAFGVDLKITGAITAIIAGFVVIGGVKRIARFAELVVPFMAIFYVLVAVYILITFHENIGNVFSMIFKQAFGLEAVAGGAVGIGIKEAIRYGVARGLFANEAGMGSTPHAHASATTKNSVSQGFVAMLAVFIDTAFICTATALIILLSGADLSLSGIELTTSAFSIAFGSIGVKLLAICLVFFAFTTIIGWYYFAQINVQYLFSNKALPIFKVVFVLCIFIGAMLKLDLVWSISDLCNTLMVLPNVLALFLLAPIVKKELVKFNESKKK